The following are from one region of the Stanieria sp. NIES-3757 genome:
- a CDS encoding hypothetical protein (LOR/SDH bifunctional protein conserved domain protein), which translates to MAESIRILMCSPDHYDVDYVINPWMEGNIHKSSRDRAAEQWQKLYHVLKDLAVVDLVPPQQGWPDLVFTANAGLVLGDDVVLSRFYHKERQGEEPHFKQWFEENCFTVHELPKDLPFEGAGDALLDREGRWLWAGYGFRSELDSHPYIAKWLDIEVLSLRLIDDRFYHLDTCFCPLTDGYLLYYPDAFDSYSNRLIEMRVPTEKRIAIEEADAVKFACNAVNVDRTVVMNQASDSLKQRLAEAGFSVIETPLTEFLKAGGAAKCLTLRITEPVLPDVHANVPVESRIIHLEGHLLDAGIMNQALDLVVENGGSFRVLNFNLGIERQSTSAADVRVSAPSHDVMEDIMRQLIDLGAVAPPQEICDVITEVCTQAGVAPDDFYVTTIYPTEVRINCEWVRVQKQRMDGAIVVSKTSDGIVAQCKILRDLQESDRVVVGVEGIRTVKKTESREQRNSQEFSFMGAGVSSERRVELVVEQIAWELRQIRDRGGKVVVTAGPVVIHTGGAQHLSRLIRDGYVQALLGGNAIAVHDIEQALMGTSLGVDMQKGTPVSGGHRHHLKVINTIRRYGSIAKAVEAGILTKGIMYQCVKNNIPFCLAGSIRDDGPLPDTQMDLIKAQAEYAKLIEGTDMILMLSSMLHSIGVGNMTPAGVKMVCVDINPAVVTKLSDRGSVESVGVVTDVGLFLSLLVKQLEKLTSPYQVV; encoded by the coding sequence ATGGCTGAGTCAATTCGCATCCTGATGTGTTCCCCCGACCACTACGACGTAGATTATGTGATTAATCCGTGGATGGAGGGAAATATTCATAAATCCTCGCGCGATCGCGCTGCCGAACAGTGGCAAAAATTATATCATGTCCTTAAGGATTTGGCGGTGGTAGATTTAGTTCCGCCTCAGCAAGGTTGGCCGGATCTGGTGTTTACGGCTAATGCTGGTTTAGTTTTGGGTGATGATGTCGTTCTTAGTCGTTTTTATCATAAAGAACGTCAGGGAGAAGAGCCTCATTTTAAGCAATGGTTTGAAGAGAATTGTTTTACCGTCCACGAATTACCTAAAGATTTACCTTTTGAAGGTGCAGGAGATGCCCTTTTAGATCGAGAAGGGCGTTGGTTGTGGGCTGGTTATGGTTTTCGTTCCGAATTAGATTCCCATCCTTATATTGCTAAGTGGTTGGATATTGAGGTTTTATCCTTAAGGTTAATTGACGATCGCTTTTATCATCTGGATACTTGTTTTTGTCCTTTAACTGATGGTTATTTACTTTATTATCCCGATGCCTTTGATTCCTATTCCAATCGCTTGATCGAAATGCGTGTACCCACCGAAAAGCGAATTGCGATTGAAGAAGCTGATGCAGTTAAGTTTGCTTGTAATGCGGTTAATGTCGATCGTACCGTAGTAATGAACCAAGCAAGCGACAGTCTCAAACAACGTTTAGCCGAAGCAGGTTTTTCTGTAATTGAAACACCTTTAACTGAATTTCTTAAAGCTGGTGGTGCAGCAAAATGTCTGACTTTAAGAATTACTGAACCAGTTCTACCAGATGTTCATGCTAACGTACCTGTAGAGAGTCGGATTATTCATTTGGAAGGACATCTTTTGGATGCTGGAATAATGAATCAGGCTTTAGATTTAGTCGTGGAAAACGGCGGTAGTTTTAGAGTCTTGAATTTTAATTTAGGTATTGAAAGACAAAGTACTTCCGCTGCTGATGTGAGGGTATCTGCACCTTCCCATGATGTCATGGAAGATATCATGCGTCAGTTGATCGATTTGGGTGCAGTTGCACCTCCACAAGAAATTTGCGATGTCATTACCGAAGTTTGTACTCAAGCAGGTGTTGCCCCCGATGACTTTTATGTCACTACGATTTATCCCACTGAAGTTAGAATTAATTGTGAGTGGGTGAGAGTTCAAAAACAACGCATGGATGGGGCAATTGTAGTTAGTAAGACGAGTGATGGTATAGTTGCTCAATGTAAAATTTTACGAGACTTACAAGAAAGCGATCGCGTTGTAGTTGGCGTTGAAGGTATTCGTACGGTTAAGAAAACGGAATCCAGAGAACAACGTAACTCTCAAGAATTCAGCTTCATGGGTGCTGGTGTATCAAGTGAAAGAAGAGTTGAATTAGTCGTCGAACAGATCGCTTGGGAATTGCGTCAAATTCGCGATCGCGGTGGTAAAGTTGTGGTTACCGCAGGGCCAGTGGTAATTCATACTGGTGGCGCACAACATCTTTCTCGTTTGATTCGCGATGGTTATGTGCAAGCCTTACTAGGAGGTAACGCGATCGCAGTTCACGACATCGAACAAGCGTTGATGGGTACTTCATTGGGTGTGGATATGCAAAAAGGAACACCCGTAAGTGGTGGACATCGTCATCATCTCAAAGTGATTAATACCATTCGTCGTTATGGCAGTATTGCTAAGGCAGTAGAAGCAGGAATTCTAACCAAAGGCATTATGTATCAATGCGTTAAAAATAATATTCCCTTCTGTTTAGCTGGTTCAATTCGCGATGATGGCCCTCTTCCCGATACTCAAATGGATCTGATTAAGGCACAAGCAGAGTATGCCAAATTGATTGAAGGAACAGACATGATTCTAATGCTTTCTTCGATGCTACATTCGATTGGAGTTGGTAATATGACTCCTGCGGGAGTAAAAATGGTTTGTGTAGATATCAATCCTGCCGTTGTGACCAAGTTAAGCGATCGCGGTTCGGTCGAATCTGTCGGAGTAGTTACCGATGTCGGTTTATTCCTCAGTTTATTGGTTAAACAGTTGGAAAAATTGACCAGTCCTTATCAAGTTGTTTAA